In Clupea harengus chromosome 12, Ch_v2.0.2, whole genome shotgun sequence, the sequence TTCCCTCTgcttgtatctctctctttctctcttcaaaaGACTGTATGTACTTCTCatctcattccttctctccctctcagtatCCAGTAGGCTAtccctttgtttctctttctccttcctctgtctacctgtctctgtcttctctctctctctctctctctccacatatatatgtctgtctcggtctctttctccccttgtctgtatttctctccctctccctcctttctttgtctttcctctaccctccccccaacccacgcgtctctttctccctcctcctgcagAGGTAAATCTCATGACCAGTCTGAAAGGCCTCAGCTTAAAGCTGAGCCTATGGCAGTGATGAGTGCACAGAATCAGGTCAGAGCCGAGTAGAGTTTCCCCTGATTACAGACCAGACACAATGATGACAGTCAGCAACATATAAACGTAGGGTCACAGCATGGAGGCTATAATCTGATATACTGTCCGTGGTTGTGGCAAGCTGAGTAAAAGCTTTTTGTTCCCTTACCAGTGGAAAGTGACTAGAGTTCTGCATGTACTATTAAAAATGTATGCTTTCCCCACTCAATAGGTAAAGCTTGATAGAACTTCAAGCTAAAAATATAAAGCTGTGATGTGATGAGAAGATTCTGCAACTGCATAGCACTGTATAAGGGAAATGGCAAGGCTTTTCTGAATATACAACCTCCTGACAAATGTAATGAAGTGTGCATTAACAACTGAATCATTTCATATAAGAAACATTTCTGAAGAGGCATACTGCATTGTGGAAATGTGAACAAATTTGCATAGTTGTCTGCACAGGTGACTGGTTAAGATGGCTGAAACTATAAAGGGCAAAGCAAATTTGCTTTGCTAAAGCAAGCAAGaactctgtgtgttttcattgtcaCCTGCAAGGGAGACAAGTTGAtacagtgtttctttttttgcctcCTCAAAGGCCACTGTGGAgcttcttcctcattctcttaCTGTTTGCacaaaaaatgaatgtttgCCATAAGGAGCAAAGGCAAGGGTAGGTGAAGGCATGTTGGAAACCTGAGTGTTCccaccatccatccacccaccctcctcacacacactcatccccctATTCTTGCTGCTCTTTTTCTGGGCTTTAACTTGGCATCATGTCGGGGCAGGCTTGCCAAGCACGCAGCTTGTCAATGGCACGCCTGAATAGTTCGGCTTTTATCCACGGTCGTCCACCTACTGAGCTGTAAATACAGTTATGCCCCTAAAACCTGACCAACAAATTGTCTCTGACTAATTGCCCCTTGTTTCATTGTGTGATCTTGGTCACTCTCCAACCGTCGCCACTGGCTATGTAAATGTTGGGACCTGCTCTGTAGGCCACTGTTCATTCAGCTTCATTACTGATGTCTTACTTGGGGTTTGACTGTGCTTTTGTCCCACACAGTAAGACTACCCCTATTAGAATCGCCGAAGAGGCCTTTCTCAGCACAGTTGAGAGCTCAGTGTTACTTCATTATTGCATTAATACCTTTTCCAAAGCCCAGTGGATGGCAAGATTCTGCCAGATATATCTGAAGGCATTGTATAAACTATAATAGtatatacaataataataacaacgaTGATAATAACTATAATCTATCTATAACTATATGTATTAGATTAGATGACAACTAATAAAAAGACAGATGATCTATGTTGAAAACGTTATAGAAATGAAAGTAAATTTCACATAATTGTACCTTTTTTAAAAgcctatttattatttataactCCCCCAGTGACAGTTGTCCTCCTCAGTCTCAGGGTATATTACAATAGATGTAATACACATTTTGTGTTGACAACTGTTATTAATCTAACAGTGCCACCTACTGTTGAGcatgaatattattattaacactTAACCTCATACATTCATATGCACGCCTGTCATTACAGTTTCATTGAAGATGAATTCAGATAATTTTTTTGCATTAATGTGAATTTCTATCCATTACAATTAATTATaatattttacaaaacaatgaaaacagtCAACATGAATTGTCTGAGACAATTGTTCTTGTATTGCAATCACCTGatataaaatacacacattggGCCTGTGTTTAAGTAATACAAAGTCATAAAGAATCTATAAACGTTCCATGTGAGTTAAAGTGTTTTCAGTAGTCCTATATTTAATACATTAACAGGTTTAATATACTTCCACATGACAACCTAAAATCATTACAACCATAAATGGTCCTACTTAATTTATGGGTGATCCTGATGCAAAACAGTACCCTAAAGCATTTTCATGTCACTTGATCACATTAACGTGTAATGGGTGAGGACCGGCCTATTCTTGAGATTAACAGATGCATATAATGCTTATAAACTCTAATATTTTGTAATTTATCCAATTGCAACTGACACAAATTGAGAAGagaaacattagaaaaaaacactgtgatGCACTTAGTGTCTCCCTTTAGTCGATAATACCTCCTTATAAAAGATATGTGCAACATTCGCCTTCTCGAACACACTGTACAGTACATAGATTGCATCATGCTCCATTGACAGCGTAAATGGTGTGCTAACCAAGCCGACCTCTTTTGCCTGAACACATTATGAAGATGTATGTGCATGATGCAGAGGATGTTGAGGTCAAGACACACTATTAGCTAGCTCTCCAACGTCATTGTTTCCACTCTGCTGATGCAAGATGTGTGATCTTCATTTAGCCTCTTGTTTCAACATTGCAGATGGGCATTTTTTTCTGACACCGTACATCACTGTGAATGAATGACGACTCTAGACTGGATTTGTTATTTCAAGCTATTTAGGCTACCCTTTATCCTGCTCACCTTGCATTGCTGATGACATTTACACAGAGGATAATTACGTCTATTGTGATGCCCCTGGTGACTGTAATTTAATACACCTGTCCACACTGTAACAGAATGGAACATACATTTACATCCCCtgtaaaatatgtaaatgtgtttttaaaaccaaaattatattatattacatattcTCTGATACGTTTGCGTAAAGGATTTTACATACGTGGCCTTCCACGTACAGGGCCTGATCTGTATAGCAAATGTAGAGCTACACCAGAGAAGCTGAGGCGGTTTTCTAGAATCTTTGGCTAGCTATCCGCTTCGCCGGTGCACATTGTATAGGTATCAACGATGGGATACAGGAAGGTACTCGGCTCCACTTCCATCCGGAAGACGTAGCCGCGACAACAACACATAGCATTACGAGCTATCGGAGCTTAGCAGTCAGTTTGAGATGTGTCACTGTTAAACATTGGTCATGACAATGATTTCTAGTTTAGTAAATCAGAACTAATTATGTGCGAAGCATGAGCTAGGTCCGTTCTATGGACCATACAATAGCTCACGACTCCAAGACGTTCCAACCTAGTTTAGATGCTAGATCTGTAGCTAGCTCAAACCTACCGTCTGTATTGAAAGATCatatcctagctagctagccacctCAGTGATGAACAGTGGTCAGTGTGCGATCAGATAACCTGCCAGGTTACTAGTATGCAAATGTAAGCTAGTAGTCCAAATTGTAAATATTACTACGACAAAATGGATGACAAATACAGCAGTAATGTTCTTTCTAGTGGGAAACTTGGGCGAGTCGAAGTACCAAATGCCAGGTGAGAGTGCATCTAGCGTGCTAATCGGCCGATATGTCTTTCTGGATAGTAACTCGTAAACGTATTTTCttatggaaataattaagttaAGAAGTATATCGTTGAATTGCACTATCTGAAGAAGTTGCTCATATGGATCAATATTTCTTTTCAGACTTACAAGGTACATAGTACTGCTCTGGCTCACGAAACTGCTGAAGGCCCTTGGAATATTCGAATCTTATGATTTACTAAAAGTGGTCCATATAGTACAGTTTCTCTTCATACTTAAATTGGGGTGAGTTTCGTTGTCTCCTTATATTTTTCGGGACTAATATTTTTCTGGTCTCTACCTGTATGTAACCATCGGACATTTTCTCCACAGATGTGCAATGCTCTTGGTTTTCTTCCAGAAACCATTCTCCTCTGGGAAAATGATTACCAAAAGACAGGTAATGACACTTTCTTTAGAGTCAATATGCTCTTAAACAAAACTACAGTTAACATTAGAACCTTGTAATAAGAACAGTCTATCTAATTCACAGTGGATCAAAATACTCAAGCATTCAGTGATCAGTTGCATCATATCCCTGTTGGGATATTTTGGACTAACACTTTGTGGACCATTAAGGTAAGGTACATAATGGAAAGATTCTGCAGATTCTTAAGAAGTATCTGGGCTGAGTCAGGCTCTAATAAATCCTCCTTGCTGTCTTTACAGGACACTACTACTCTTTGAACACAGTGATGTGGTGGTCATAGCACTACTGAGTGTGCTATTCACAAGTTCAGGAGGTGGGCCCTCTAAggtaaaacaaatgaataagtaCATAGAACTTGTGATAAATGTGTGGTTATAACCTTCAGGCAACACAGATGTGAGTctgcagctttattcacggCACCGAGGAAAGTTACAAGCACCACAAGGGTCAGGCAACAAATCCAAAGCTCTGTGGGGCAAGGCCCCTTTTTattacaaactcaactcatgtcacacatacTTGCCCATTATTTCACTGAAAGACACATGTCTAGGAAAAAAGTGATGACTCAAAGGGAGGGTTCACAATATACTATATAAATCCTTCTGTCTTCCTATTGTTGTTTTCACATGCTCCATCCCATGGTGTCAATTATGTATGTCAGCAGCCTTTCCTGCTACTGTTCAGGCCATGTATGTTGCATTGTGGCTCATGTCTGTCTAAGGGCGGTCCCCATGGTCCTGCTATTATGTTCCTCATTAGAACAAGGAATTTTGTGTATGCACCCAAATGCATATTGCAGTCATAAGACCTcagggacagaaaggaagagcataTCTTCCAATCTTACACACCGTAAAAAGAATCCTTATCTCAACTGAGCTGATTGAGTGTAAAACTAAAAAATTAACCTACAAATGCTTTTAAAGTAGGAGTTCAACTGGCCTCTGTAGCTGTTAACATTGATTTGAGGTCTTAATATAAGATACAGCTCTTTAATACTAATATTCAATTGATATAATGATGTTCTCTTTTGCAGACGCGAGGTGTTGCTTTCTTCATCATTGCCGTGATCTGTCTCCTGCTCTTCGATAACGATGATCTCATGGCCAAAATGGCTGAACACCGTATCCTTGAAAGCCCTAAGCTAAAGATGTATTATTGCATCTTGATGACTTTGCCTTGTTGCCAGCATCTTCCATCATGAAATAGTCTGTGTTATGCCATATAGGTAATGGTGAGTGGAGATGTTCGATGCTTCttgcataaaaaaagaaaaggaaagttGGTCTATGATGCTTCTGTGTAAAATTCCTCTGACAGATGTAAGGTTGCACACAACAACCATAGTGATCAGTAGTTTGGTTTCGTCTAACTTGGATCTGGTTCGTGTCCGTCTGCACTGCACACTGtttctgcttctgctgctgcattcACCTTAATTGAATTACAGCTGAAGGGCATCACGACAGTGCTCTGACGCATGCACTCTACACGGGTATATCCTTTTTAGGAGTGGCTGACCATAAGGTGAGTGTCCTGCTCTCCATCTCGTCTGAAGAGCCCGTAAGACAGTCATAGTAAGTTTGATTATAAGTGGCATTTCACATCCTCTGCGTCTCCAGGGTGGCGTTGTTCTGCTGGTTGTGGCGCTGTGCCTGAAGGTGGGATTCAACACGGCCTCCAGGAAGCTGTCGGCGGAGCTTGGCGGAGCGAAGCGGCTCTATACCCTCTCCAACTTGGTCTCTGCCTTGGTCCTTCTTCCCTGGGTTATAGTCGTCGCTGCCACCACAGAGGTAGTGGATCATTTCCATACGGCTGGAGACACCAAAGCCAAATTGTTTTTGTTGGTAATCTGTGTGAAAGAATCCTCAAGTGTTGATCCTCATGAAGCTGCAATTGTACAACTTGGTTCAGTTTTAAATTgctggttttgtttttataattgTAATGAATAGTTTGCTCTGGATGTGCAAAACACCTCTATTTAAACTGCTGATTTGTCATATTTTTAAATTTACATTCCATTGTTTGTCTAAATCCTGAAAAGCAAAACATTCAGCAGaaatttcttttttgtttcttatTCGGACCTTGTGATTTAGAGCAAGGTGGATTCGTGGTCAGCCCTCATCCTGCCCTTTGCCATGATCGTCCTCTCTGTGATGATCCTGGACTTCTACGTGGAGTCCATCTGCGTGGCCAAGATGGAGGCGCCCCGCTGCGCCCGCTACGGCGcgatcttcctcttcctcagcggCCTGCTGCTGGCCAACTTCTGGACGCACCCGCTGACCGACCAGCTGCGGACCATGAGCAAGCCGGCCCAGCAGTCCAGCACCGAGCACGTGCTCTCAGGAGGTGTACTGGTCAGCGCGGTCTTCTTCCTCATGGGTGAGTGACAGGGGGACGCTCCCCCTTTGCATTCCCGCTGAGCCAGGCATATATTGTATATTACAGCCATGGATATCACAATTAGCTCAACAAAATCAAAGTGCAGCATTTGTAAAGTAGCAGAAacatattaaacacaacactgtGTTGCTTTGCATACACTGACATGTGTGAGTGGAAGAAGTTTATGCACTTATATATTTCAAGTGGACCCCCTTTTTTGCAATGTGTTCTTTCCCCCCTTTTATAATctcacaaagacagacataTAATGATATTACAATGTTGGTCTGCGGATAACCATAACCATAGCTATGGGAATAATGTATGACAGTTAGGGGACCAAAGTCTGAAAGTGTCTAGTATTTCAGAATCATTAGACACCATGTAACGGCACTTTGCTTTGCTGATGTGGAtcatcttctccctctcctcccagctGACAGCATCTTGTCGTCCCCGTCTAAGAAGGGGCAGAAGGGGACCCTGGTGGGCTACTCCCCTGAGGGCACCCCTCTGTACAACTTCATGGGCGACGCCCTTCAGCACACGTCCCAGTCCCTGCCCAGGTTCATCAAAGACTCCCTCAAACAGATCCTGGAGGAGTACGATTCGAGGCAGATCTTCTACTTCCTCTGTCTCAACCTGGTGAGTGGTAGAGAACCCAAGTGATGGAATGAGTTCAGTGTGAATATGGAGAAGAGCAACTCCGTCTTCTCTGTGAGATCATTTTGTATGGAGTGAAAGTGGGATTATGTCATTACAACGGGAATTACCACTGATGACTAATCTGTCCGCTAAATTAGttgttcccaaacttttcatggcaggcccccctttgacaatgaTAAAAAAATTGTGGTACATTACATAGTTGCCAGTATATTTCCATGACACTATGTAGACATTATGTTCCGATCTAGCCTATCCAAATACTGAAGGTCTTATTTTACTTCTGAATGGTTTTAGGGTATACATTCCTAGGGTATACATTCCTCTCAAAATGGCACATTCCGAGCAGTGTCTCACAACCTTAACCAGATTATTACTATCATGAACATTGTTGTGTGGACAAGCTGTGTCGTCAGTCCCATTGTGGTCTCCCTGCTGCAGGCCTTCACCTTTGTGGAGCTGTTTTATGGGGTTTGGACCAACAGCCTGGGCCTGATCTCCGACGGCTTCCACATGCTGTTTGACTGCTCCGCTCTGGTGCTCGGCCTATTTGCTGCTCTGATGACGCGCTGGAAAGCCACCAGGATTTTCTCCTACGGGTCAGTACCAGCCCAACTCCTCAGCTGTGTTTCTCGAAGACACACGGTGTGCTCTTTGCTACAAACACCATATTTTTTCATGTTTATCAATGCTGTGCGTCGTAAGTGGTTTAGTGCATTGTCTTGACAAAGTATATTCAAAGTTATTCATTCAAACCTGTATTAAGTACTTAGTGattcagacacagaaaaaaataggTAGGTTACGAGATTGAAACACAGCATTTAAAATCCTGTACACTACATAACTTCCACCAACCTTCTGCAACTTTAGCTCTGAAATTAATTCTGCTTACATAGGACAGTCATGTTAACATGAATCAGAACAATTTAAGCACTGTTCTTTCTGATTGTTTGTCTGaattttgtcttgttttttcttttctttttttcttttgagacAGGTATGGCCGTGTTGAAATTCTGTCAGGATTTATAAATGGCCTCTTCCTGATGGTCATcgctttctttgtgtttgtggagtcCGTAACCAGAGTAATGGATCCCCCTAACATCAACACAGACATGTTAACGGTAAGTTTGCATTATAACAAGTCACACCAGCATCCATGGacatatatttaatattattattattttactgaTGCTATTGCTGTTACAGCACATAGCAGTTTGGGATTAGTTAGCTTTGTGAGTGGTTTAGTGCTGTTGTAATGATACAACAGAACAGTATCCTTACCAGTCACCACTCAGTTTGTCAGTGCCTGCAGGATGACAAGTTTATCTTTCTTTTCACATGTTGGAATAAGCCACTGTATGTGACTTGGAACAGACTAGGAATCTCGGGAAGAAGCTTCTTTTGATAGGATATATAGCACCATCTAGTGGGCATGCTTGGACATTGCAATTTAAACTCCGTTTGCATACTGATTCATCCTCTACTCTGTATTCAGATGTTCTTTCCAGTAACCTGATGAAACTGACTCCCAgtgttctctctgttttcccagCCTGTCTCAGTTGGCGGCCTCCTCGTCAACCTGGTGGGTATCTGTGCCTTCAGTCACGCCCACTCCCACGGCGCGTCCAAGGCCAGCTGCTCGGGCCACGACCACCGGGACTCTCAC encodes:
- the slc30a5 gene encoding zinc transporter 5, translating into MDDKYSSNVLSSGKLGRVEVPNARLTRYIVLLWLTKLLKALGIFESYDLLKVVHIVQFLFILKLGCAMLLVFFQKPFSSGKMITKRQWIKILKHSVISCIISLLGYFGLTLCGPLRTLLLFEHSDVVVIALLSVLFTSSGGGPSKTRGVAFFIIAVICLLLFDNDDLMAKMAEHPEGHHDSALTHALYTGISFLGVADHKGGVVLLVVALCLKVGFNTASRKLSAELGGAKRLYTLSNLVSALVLLPWVIVVAATTESKVDSWSALILPFAMIVLSVMILDFYVESICVAKMEAPRCARYGAIFLFLSGLLLANFWTHPLTDQLRTMSKPAQQSSTEHVLSGGVLVSAVFFLMADSILSSPSKKGQKGTLVGYSPEGTPLYNFMGDALQHTSQSLPRFIKDSLKQILEEYDSRQIFYFLCLNLAFTFVELFYGVWTNSLGLISDGFHMLFDCSALVLGLFAALMTRWKATRIFSYGYGRVEILSGFINGLFLMVIAFFVFVESVTRVMDPPNINTDMLTPVSVGGLLVNLVGICAFSHAHSHGASKASCSGHDHRDSHHGHGHGEHSHGGHGSHGHSHAGHGHSHGGHGHSHGSGGGGMNANMRGVFLHVLADTLGSVGVIISTVLIRQFGWLIADPICSMFIATLIFLSVIPLLKDACEVLLLRTPPEQEKDLTMALEKIQKIEGVLSFRDPHIWTHSASVIAGTIHLQLMSDVVEPRIIQQVTAILKDAGVNNLSVQVEKEAYFQHMSGLSTGFHEVLAMTQQMESMKYYKDGTCIM